Proteins encoded together in one Longimicrobium sp. window:
- a CDS encoding NAD(+)/NADH kinase: MSAPRRIGVVGHPRYAQFVEALARLVALARREGAELYFEDQLLEEQAGGRCLTPDVVPSLDLLLTLGGDGTLLRGARIVAHERIPVLGINLGHLGFLTSAAPEEMERALGMWFAGEFSLDERMALSVTFSLPDGTDGGGYLALNDAVLHKGGAARVIRLAVRASGEEVGTYSADGIILSTPTGSTAYSLSAGGPIVSPSVHCIVATPICPHTLGVRPLVLPAEALVTVEVLSPTEELVLTIDGQEHERLQPGASIFVCRAPDPVRLVRFAGQTFFSTLRRKLNWGDLEERDRNPVIP, from the coding sequence GCCGCGCCGCATCGGCGTGGTGGGGCATCCCCGCTACGCCCAGTTCGTCGAGGCCCTCGCCCGCCTGGTCGCGCTCGCCCGGCGGGAGGGGGCCGAGCTGTATTTCGAGGACCAGCTGCTCGAGGAGCAGGCCGGCGGCCGGTGCCTCACGCCCGACGTGGTTCCCTCGCTGGACCTGCTGCTGACGCTGGGGGGCGATGGAACGCTCCTGCGCGGCGCCCGCATCGTGGCGCACGAGCGCATCCCCGTGCTGGGGATCAACCTGGGGCACCTGGGCTTCCTCACCTCCGCCGCGCCCGAGGAGATGGAGCGCGCGCTGGGGATGTGGTTCGCGGGCGAGTTCTCGCTCGACGAGCGGATGGCGCTGTCGGTGACCTTCTCGCTCCCGGACGGCACCGACGGCGGGGGGTACCTGGCGCTGAACGACGCCGTGCTGCACAAGGGCGGCGCCGCGCGGGTGATCCGCCTGGCCGTGCGCGCCAGCGGCGAGGAGGTGGGCACCTACTCGGCCGACGGCATCATCCTCTCCACACCGACCGGATCGACCGCGTACTCGCTTTCCGCCGGCGGGCCCATCGTCTCCCCGTCGGTGCACTGCATCGTGGCCACGCCCATCTGCCCGCACACGCTCGGGGTGCGCCCGCTCGTCCTCCCCGCCGAGGCGCTGGTCACCGTCGAGGTGCTGTCGCCCACCGAAGAGCTGGTGCTGACCATCGACGGGCAGGAGCACGAGCGGCTGCAGCCCGGCGCCAGCATCTTCGTCTGCCGCGCGCCCGACCCGGTGCGGCTGGTGCGCTTCGCCGGCCAGACCTTCTTCTCCACCCTCCGCCGCAAGCTCAACTGGGGCGACCTGGAGGAGCGCGACCGCAACCCCGTCATCCCGTAG